In Acidianus brierleyi, one genomic interval encodes:
- a CDS encoding DUF2258 domain-containing protein, giving the protein MSTEEVNRDMERAEEYEQLTPRTTALGGNKFEISTGLIIAARYADKLRRVSLVSLSKMVPKDIIIRDVSELNKKLYDEIINRKIDKLSVIRITVTAHYDADKKKIFFDDVKIQRYYTEDECKRQYEEIAKENEKLKSEISTIRQKLQELLAVNNF; this is encoded by the coding sequence ATGTCCACAGAAGAAGTAAATAGAGATATGGAAAGAGCTGAGGAATATGAACAATTAACGCCTAGAACTACTGCACTTGGAGGAAATAAATTCGAGATTTCTACAGGTTTAATAATAGCAGCTAGATATGCGGATAAATTGAGAAGAGTTTCTTTAGTGTCGCTAAGTAAAATGGTACCAAAGGATATTATTATAAGAGATGTTTCAGAGCTTAATAAGAAACTTTACGATGAGATAATAAACAGAAAAATAGATAAGCTTAGCGTTATACGAATTACAGTAACTGCTCATTATGATGCTGATAAGAAGAAAATATTTTTTGATGATGTAAAAATTCAGAGATACTATACTGAAGATGAGTGTAAAAGGCAATATGAAGAAATTGCTAAAGAAAACGAAAAATTGAAATCCGAAATTTCTACAATAAGACAAAAGTTACAAGAGCTTTTAGCCGTAAATAACTTTTAA
- a CDS encoding zinc metalloprotease HtpX, with product MSVESELKLKIFVSIILTIISEIVIISLIVSILRLPLFLIGVFLGLLWLIQWLISPYLVARDAYEVTPIDPYYSWVYSIVKNVSRKSNIKTPRIFIVNEPFPNAFAYGNYVSGKRIGITKPLLSILTPEELEAVIGHEIGHIKHADVEIGMAIGLVPSIIGYLGMLLINTGLIFFLFIEDISDIIFAIILISLGSLMLAITFFIQIFVLWFNRLRESYADMYSVKILGKRAYYLATALAKIEIYMKNIRIDPFTGIIVTATPVKVTSNDPNLLLEEWLHKKISPFSDIFDTHPHPAKRVKMIFELLSLY from the coding sequence ATGAGTGTTGAATCAGAACTAAAGTTAAAAATTTTTGTTTCAATTATTTTAACTATAATTTCTGAAATAGTAATAATTTCACTTATTGTAAGCATCTTAAGGTTGCCCTTATTTTTGATAGGTGTTTTCTTAGGTTTATTATGGTTAATACAATGGTTAATATCACCATATCTTGTAGCAAGGGATGCGTACGAGGTTACTCCTATAGATCCTTATTATAGTTGGGTTTATTCTATTGTTAAAAATGTATCGAGAAAAAGTAATATTAAAACACCTAGAATATTTATAGTAAATGAGCCTTTCCCTAATGCTTTTGCTTATGGAAATTATGTATCTGGAAAAAGAATAGGAATAACCAAGCCATTACTTTCCATATTAACTCCTGAAGAATTAGAAGCAGTTATAGGTCATGAAATAGGTCATATAAAGCATGCAGATGTTGAAATAGGTATGGCTATAGGTTTAGTTCCTTCAATAATCGGCTATCTAGGAATGCTTTTAATCAATACAGGTCTAATTTTCTTCCTTTTTATAGAGGATATTTCCGATATTATTTTTGCAATTATATTAATTTCGTTAGGATCCTTAATGTTAGCTATAACATTTTTTATTCAAATATTCGTCCTGTGGTTTAATAGATTGAGAGAGTCATATGCCGATATGTATTCTGTAAAAATCTTAGGGAAAAGGGCATATTATCTTGCTACCGCACTTGCCAAAATAGAAATATATATGAAAAATATTAGAATAGATCCATTTACTGGAATTATTGTAACTGCAACACCAGTTAAAGTTACGTCAAATGATCCAAATCTCCTTTTGGAAGAATGGTTACATAAAAAAATCTCACCTTTTTCTGATATATTTGATACTCATCCTCATCCAGCTAAAAGAGTTAAAATGATATTTGAGCTATTATCCCTTTACTAA
- a CDS encoding helix-turn-helix domain-containing protein has protein sequence MSERIRFPDGREVDIHEVIAFLYGLSKSDVEVLHLLMTKGKKLDTDELAGSLHVTKASISKSINNLLYKGLINRDKVVDQTKQKGRPNYVYWVNNEELYGRLIQDLNKLVDTVKKDLQSHVQTIPA, from the coding sequence ATGTCAGAAAGAATAAGATTTCCAGATGGTAGAGAAGTAGACATTCATGAGGTAATAGCGTTTCTGTACGGACTTTCAAAGAGCGACGTTGAAGTACTACATCTACTCATGACAAAAGGAAAGAAATTAGATACTGATGAATTAGCAGGATCTTTACACGTAACTAAGGCATCAATAAGTAAATCAATAAATAATCTACTCTACAAAGGATTAATAAATAGAGACAAAGTAGTCGATCAAACAAAGCAAAAAGGAAGACCTAACTATGTATACTGGGTAAATAATGAAGAATTATACGGTAGATTAATACAAGATTTGAATAAATTGGTTGATACTGTAAAGAAAGATTTACAATCTCACGTACAGACTATCCCAGCGTAA
- a CDS encoding transcriptional regulator, with the protein MEWKTYCEESYTKVIPYLRTAIIKTLVKKGIPVKKAVKIVGISTTAYERHVNDKKVNMILQDEELGDMIEGVTSRLSTGEVVEATSFCILCSKSRKVFGLQPCT; encoded by the coding sequence ATGGAATGGAAAACTTATTGCGAAGAATCATATACGAAGGTAATTCCCTATTTAAGGACCGCTATAATAAAAACTCTAGTTAAGAAAGGGATTCCAGTAAAGAAAGCCGTAAAGATTGTAGGAATTTCTACTACTGCCTATGAAAGGCATGTTAACGATAAAAAAGTAAATATGATACTTCAAGATGAGGAACTTGGAGATATGATAGAAGGTGTAACAAGTAGATTATCTACAGGAGAAGTTGTAGAAGCTACTAGTTTCTGTATATTATGCTCAAAATCTAGGAAAGTTTTCGGACTTCAACCTTGTACCTAA
- a CDS encoding MFS transporter, protein MKNKDIVAFSSIAFFLSYFSRLAWSILSPFSSLKPTIEDDGIIFTLFFIGYVSVQIPAGILSDKIGTRKIIFTSLLGIFISSLISGLAVNIIQEFIASFIMGLSAGWIYPVTIKMISNFFKGKELAIAMGYYSLAWPLSLVLAGDVLPFVGTSIGWRWGYFIISIISISSALYSLKIPYATSHKSSSFTIIRDKSVVMIAIGGFLFFLSYWSIALFLYKYLLETVYNPYISGVIYSLTALPGIFSTIVSGKIINLLGVRKVFILFISPYGILTISISFVYFAIFLGIIASFMGLIRFVITPANSTAVAQIGKENSGSVTGFANFFWQSSGILSSFLSAIIISSLGFRFLWIFMGLITLLSVIFYSLIRVSQ, encoded by the coding sequence ATGAAGAATAAGGACATAGTGGCCTTTAGTAGCATTGCTTTCTTTTTGTCTTACTTTTCTAGATTAGCATGGAGTATACTATCTCCGTTTTCTAGCTTAAAGCCTACTATAGAAGATGATGGAATAATTTTTACCTTATTTTTTATAGGTTATGTATCAGTTCAGATACCTGCTGGTATACTTTCTGATAAAATTGGAACTAGGAAAATAATTTTTACCTCTTTATTGGGTATATTTATCTCTTCATTAATTTCTGGATTAGCAGTGAATATAATCCAAGAATTTATAGCCAGCTTTATCATGGGCTTATCTGCTGGCTGGATTTATCCAGTTACAATAAAAATGATTTCTAATTTTTTTAAAGGAAAGGAGCTTGCGATAGCTATGGGTTACTATAGTTTAGCATGGCCACTGTCTCTGGTTTTAGCTGGAGACGTACTTCCATTTGTAGGTACTTCAATAGGATGGCGTTGGGGATATTTTATAATATCGATAATATCTATATCTTCAGCATTATATTCATTAAAGATACCTTATGCTACTTCGCATAAGTCTTCAAGTTTTACTATTATTAGAGACAAAAGTGTTGTAATGATAGCTATAGGCGGATTTCTATTTTTTCTCTCATACTGGAGTATAGCTTTATTTCTTTACAAATATTTATTAGAAACAGTTTATAATCCTTATATCTCTGGTGTAATATACTCTCTAACCGCTTTACCAGGAATTTTTTCTACAATAGTTTCTGGAAAGATTATCAATTTACTAGGAGTCAGAAAGGTATTTATATTATTTATTTCGCCATATGGTATTTTGACTATATCAATATCTTTTGTATATTTTGCAATATTTTTAGGAATAATAGCATCTTTTATGGGTCTGATCAGATTTGTAATAACCCCAGCTAATTCTACTGCAGTAGCGCAAATAGGTAAAGAAAATAGCGGAAGCGTAACAGGATTCGCTAATTTTTTCTGGCAATCGAGCGGAATATTAAGCTCATTCCTCTCAGCTATTATAATTTCGTCATTAGGCTTTAGATTTTTATGGATATTTATGGGTTTAATAACACTGTTATCTGTAATATTTTACTCTTTAATAAGGGTTAGCCAGTAA
- a CDS encoding metallopeptidase TldD-related protein: MKHELYEDVIEAENSSQGFGIYRYNRVISVNKYLNNGKWIIGEGTDENIPFDCTSLIREEVKDWEKVEDIIRRFTIEGVKITVKRVKRRLQHKDKICEEDKIVNYVNFNGNLFAFTGSPRDIGAVLDYLKIETPRSLTRIWSIDRTAVILDPEASAKVFHEIFSLLKGDSPRVKKNEKLFSDLSIYDNPENPFSVGFYAFDDEGTKARKKEIIGDGYVLDYLGTLTTKLGTPGNGRGIIPKPDYFTLEIRRGDWGFQEMIEDTKNGILVLGAKSTEIVKNSVRLVPRESILIGNGSIILREIAIPFQEFLTIDGISRETKNVIIDEEHGGISPFIRIHARPILY, from the coding sequence ATGAAGCATGAGTTATATGAGGATGTTATAGAAGCCGAAAATTCTTCTCAAGGTTTTGGTATATATAGATATAACAGAGTAATTTCTGTAAATAAATATCTAAATAATGGCAAGTGGATAATAGGGGAAGGAACAGACGAGAATATACCTTTTGATTGTACAAGTCTCATTAGGGAAGAAGTAAAAGATTGGGAAAAAGTAGAGGATATAATAAGAAGATTTACTATAGAAGGTGTTAAGATAACTGTCAAAAGAGTCAAAAGAAGATTACAACACAAAGATAAAATTTGTGAGGAAGATAAAATAGTTAATTATGTTAATTTTAATGGAAATCTTTTCGCATTTACTGGGTCTCCTAGAGACATAGGTGCGGTTTTAGACTATTTGAAAATTGAAACTCCTAGATCCCTAACAAGGATATGGAGTATAGATAGAACCGCAGTAATTTTAGATCCCGAAGCATCGGCAAAAGTTTTCCACGAGATTTTCTCCTTATTAAAAGGGGATTCTCCCAGAGTTAAAAAGAATGAAAAATTATTCTCAGATCTATCTATCTATGATAATCCTGAAAATCCTTTTTCAGTAGGTTTCTATGCTTTTGACGATGAAGGAACAAAAGCCAGGAAAAAGGAAATAATAGGAGACGGGTATGTTTTAGACTATCTAGGTACTTTAACTACAAAGCTAGGAACTCCTGGTAATGGGAGAGGAATAATACCTAAACCAGACTATTTTACTTTGGAAATAAGAAGAGGAGATTGGGGATTTCAAGAAATGATAGAAGATACAAAAAACGGTATTTTAGTTCTTGGAGCTAAATCTACAGAAATAGTAAAGAACAGCGTGAGACTAGTGCCAAGAGAATCTATTCTAATTGGAAATGGAAGTATTATTCTAAGAGAAATTGCCATTCCTTTCCAAGAGTTTCTTACTATAGACGGAATATCAAGGGAAACTAAGAATGTTATTATAGACGAGGAGCACGGGGGTATATCTCCATTTATTAGAATTCACGCTAGACCAATACTATACTAG
- the tsaA gene encoding tRNA (N6-threonylcarbamoyladenosine(37)-N6)-methyltransferase TrmO — protein sequence MNLIPIGYVRRNEGASRHEPVNIVIDKDYSEGLRGLEEFSHLFIIYYMHLSSLKSLTRECNGKNIGIFSTRSPNRPNPIGISVVELLNIKENTLTVKGINAYNGTPVLDIKPYDDWDSINNPKIPSWYRSCQKYF from the coding sequence TTGAATCTAATACCCATAGGTTATGTGAGAAGAAATGAAGGAGCATCTAGACATGAGCCCGTAAATATAGTGATAGATAAAGATTACTCAGAAGGATTAAGAGGCTTAGAAGAATTTTCTCATTTATTTATTATATATTATATGCATTTATCTTCGCTCAAATCTCTCACGAGAGAGTGTAATGGGAAAAACATAGGTATATTCTCAACTAGGAGCCCAAACAGACCAAATCCTATTGGAATTTCAGTAGTGGAACTATTGAATATAAAAGAAAATACATTAACAGTTAAAGGTATAAATGCATACAATGGCACGCCTGTTTTAGATATAAAACCGTATGATGATTGGGATTCTATTAATAATCCAAAAATACCGTCATGGTATAGATCATGCCAAAAATATTTCTAG
- a CDS encoding XdhC family protein: MKIVIFASSKEAEMEEPVICDRDTVKVDESKCTGRTISVAPYVAKHLKDLGYYVIVVDPFAGDYEADEVIKGTTFQIPDEIVKDNYVLIATKHVYDTWAIIKSILGGAKEIAVVMSLKRAKTILKRVIEAGIDKDKLRKLRIPAGLDINSKNEKDIAFSIVSEILMVTKGGTGLPLRDIKGFEKLLEDL; the protein is encoded by the coding sequence ATGAAAATAGTTATTTTTGCATCAAGCAAAGAGGCAGAAATGGAAGAACCAGTAATATGTGATAGAGATACAGTAAAGGTCGACGAAAGTAAATGTACTGGAAGAACAATTTCTGTAGCGCCTTATGTTGCTAAACATCTTAAAGATCTAGGTTATTACGTTATAGTAGTAGATCCGTTTGCTGGTGATTATGAGGCAGATGAAGTCATAAAAGGAACTACTTTCCAAATTCCAGACGAAATTGTAAAAGATAATTATGTCCTAATAGCAACAAAACATGTTTATGATACGTGGGCAATTATAAAGTCAATACTTGGCGGAGCTAAGGAAATAGCAGTTGTGATGAGCTTGAAAAGAGCCAAAACTATATTAAAAAGAGTAATTGAAGCGGGAATAGATAAAGATAAATTAAGAAAACTACGAATACCTGCTGGTCTAGATATAAATTCTAAAAATGAAAAAGATATAGCGTTTAGTATAGTATCTGAAATATTGATGGTAACTAAAGGAGGAACTGGATTACCATTAAGAGATATTAAAGGATTTGAAAAATTACTGGAGGATCTATAG
- a CDS encoding alkaline phosphatase family protein, with product MKIGLIGLAITVLFLLSIPLHSYSDTQTPIKHVIIIIEENHSFDNLFGTYPFGYPPIVNNITLSLMDPEGLYTNYTQLKKGTLNYVSVPNVPWLPELGNSHPYYADAYSTVDPYEGWNSYHGDYWFDTDDGFVYYSGPQSMAYFSYEQEAPLWDYAEEYVLADNYFAPVMGLTEPNRIAYLTGFPPNFYTDDASGTCPLNSSIFYQLSYYNVSWGYYTYGYSGGIPWPLNAFNGISEYKNHFYGISNFYEDLKGNLPSVSWVMFIGCSNDEYDMHPPYNILKGEKELVSVINAVMQSKYWNSTAIFITFDEGGGYYDQIIPPSINHYGLGQRIPLLIISPYAKEGWVNNYTISGYSILGFIDYNFHLPYITNLSERGVHGILQSFNFDVNPRQPIILEPNNWTYPIALQYPIHYGYIATVPSYKGYAEVYPVPEMMFLLPLDTVAFVILFISFKKRTLLKPAFLLFTISLGISGYIYEVNNIYQFVSEYYFTASFIGFLIGGVMLARIYRRR from the coding sequence ATGAAAATTGGTCTTATAGGATTAGCAATTACAGTATTATTTTTACTAAGCATACCTCTACATTCGTACTCAGACACACAAACTCCAATAAAGCATGTTATAATTATTATAGAAGAAAATCATTCTTTTGATAATCTCTTTGGAACGTATCCATTTGGCTATCCGCCTATAGTTAATAATATAACATTATCACTAATGGACCCAGAAGGTCTTTATACGAATTATACACAATTAAAGAAAGGTACTTTAAACTACGTTTCCGTTCCAAATGTACCATGGCTACCAGAATTGGGAAATTCTCATCCATATTATGCCGACGCTTATTCTACAGTAGATCCTTATGAAGGATGGAATTCTTATCATGGTGACTATTGGTTTGATACAGATGATGGATTTGTTTACTATTCTGGACCTCAATCAATGGCATACTTCTCCTATGAGCAAGAAGCTCCGCTATGGGATTATGCAGAAGAATACGTTCTCGCAGATAATTACTTTGCTCCAGTAATGGGATTAACAGAACCAAACAGGATAGCTTACTTAACTGGATTTCCTCCTAATTTTTACACGGACGATGCTAGTGGAACGTGCCCACTAAATTCTAGTATATTTTATCAACTTTCCTATTATAACGTAAGCTGGGGATATTACACTTATGGATATTCTGGAGGAATACCTTGGCCATTAAATGCATTTAATGGAATTTCTGAATACAAAAATCATTTCTATGGAATATCTAACTTTTATGAAGACCTTAAAGGAAATCTTCCTTCAGTATCATGGGTTATGTTCATAGGATGTTCGAATGACGAATATGATATGCATCCACCATATAATATATTAAAAGGAGAAAAAGAGCTTGTTAGTGTTATAAATGCAGTAATGCAGAGCAAATACTGGAATTCCACTGCAATTTTTATAACTTTTGACGAAGGTGGAGGATATTATGATCAAATAATACCACCTTCAATAAATCATTATGGTTTGGGCCAAAGAATACCATTATTGATAATTTCTCCATATGCAAAAGAAGGTTGGGTAAATAATTATACAATATCTGGGTACAGTATTTTAGGATTTATAGACTATAATTTTCATTTACCATATATAACCAACTTGTCAGAAAGAGGAGTTCACGGTATATTACAAAGTTTTAATTTCGATGTAAATCCTAGACAGCCTATAATATTAGAGCCTAATAACTGGACGTATCCTATAGCTTTACAGTATCCTATACATTATGGATATATAGCTACAGTTCCCAGCTATAAGGGATACGCAGAAGTGTATCCAGTACCAGAAATGATGTTCTTATTACCTCTTGATACAGTAGCTTTCGTTATACTTTTTATATCATTTAAAAAGAGAACTTTACTTAAGCCTGCCTTCTTGTTATTCACAATTTCACTAGGAATATCTGGATATATTTATGAGGTCAATAATATTTACCAATTTGTTAGCGAGTACTATTTTACTGCATCGTTCATAGGTTTTCTAATAGGCGGAGTAATGCTGGCTAGGATATACAGAAGAAGGTAA
- a CDS encoding AMP-binding protein, which translates to MDYKTAYELALENPEKYWNPFASSLNWFRKWDKVFENKWFIGGKTNIAMNSLNHSGKALIWYGENEVREISYNDLDKLSRRIAGKLKDIGVKRGDRVAIYMPNMIETIASILACARLGAIYSLIFAGLGYEAVKSRIDDFKPNAIIKANKTYRRGKEIPLYLEGSIVFDRNNEFDFDNEYDKYEEIESNEPLKVMYTSGTTGKPKGIILPHGAWMVGDYTVFDIMFSLKEGDIVFTTADVGWITFSRIMYATLLHGGTLVFMEGAPDYPKDRVAKIIDEINPKLFFTSPTLLRLLVKLGIKIPRVEFAATAGEIMDEKSWDYVSFADKYTDVYGQTELGYVVGIPFSMNVEPRKGYAGVPFPGALLDTVDENGKHTDDVGYLVMKSKFPTQFIGILNNQEKFKEYFKFGYHYTGDLAIINENYIKIVGRADDMIKIAGHRITSGEVESVISEIPGVIEVAAIGVPDEIKGEKLDVFIVGNVSEDQIREKIKESLGPIYVIDKIFKVNRLPRSRSGKIVRRALRDAIIGNKFDETMLEDPEVLKEIIENIKTK; encoded by the coding sequence ATGGACTATAAAACAGCGTACGAACTAGCCTTGGAAAATCCAGAAAAATATTGGAATCCTTTTGCATCTTCCCTTAATTGGTTTAGAAAATGGGATAAGGTATTTGAAAACAAGTGGTTTATTGGAGGAAAAACCAATATTGCAATGAATTCCTTGAACCATTCTGGCAAGGCACTAATATGGTATGGCGAAAACGAAGTCAGAGAGATCTCATATAATGATTTAGATAAATTGTCAAGACGAATTGCAGGAAAATTAAAAGATATAGGAGTCAAAAGAGGAGATAGAGTAGCAATTTACATGCCCAATATGATAGAAACGATAGCATCAATTCTAGCGTGCGCTCGATTAGGTGCAATATATTCACTAATATTTGCTGGATTAGGTTATGAAGCTGTAAAATCAAGAATAGACGATTTTAAACCTAATGCCATAATAAAGGCAAATAAGACATATAGAAGAGGCAAGGAAATTCCATTATATTTAGAAGGAAGTATAGTTTTTGACAGAAATAATGAGTTTGATTTTGATAATGAATATGATAAATATGAGGAAATTGAAAGTAATGAGCCATTAAAAGTTATGTATACATCTGGAACTACAGGAAAACCAAAAGGAATTATTTTACCTCATGGAGCCTGGATGGTTGGAGATTACACAGTTTTTGATATAATGTTTTCTCTCAAAGAAGGAGATATAGTATTTACAACAGCTGACGTAGGTTGGATAACTTTTTCTAGAATTATGTACGCTACATTACTTCACGGTGGTACATTAGTATTTATGGAAGGTGCTCCAGATTATCCAAAAGATCGTGTAGCTAAAATAATTGATGAAATAAACCCTAAACTTTTCTTTACTTCACCTACTCTTCTCAGACTTCTAGTAAAATTAGGGATAAAAATACCTAGAGTAGAATTTGCTGCTACTGCTGGAGAAATAATGGACGAAAAAAGTTGGGATTATGTGTCTTTTGCGGACAAATATACCGACGTTTATGGACAAACAGAACTTGGATACGTAGTTGGTATACCTTTTTCGATGAATGTAGAGCCTAGAAAAGGTTATGCAGGAGTACCTTTCCCTGGAGCATTATTAGATACTGTAGACGAAAATGGTAAACATACAGATGATGTTGGTTACTTAGTTATGAAATCAAAGTTTCCTACACAATTTATAGGTATACTAAATAATCAAGAAAAATTCAAGGAATATTTCAAATTTGGATATCATTATACAGGAGACCTTGCTATTATAAATGAAAATTATATAAAAATTGTGGGAAGAGCAGACGATATGATAAAAATTGCAGGACATAGAATAACCAGCGGGGAAGTTGAAAGTGTAATTTCTGAAATCCCTGGAGTAATCGAAGTTGCCGCTATTGGAGTTCCAGACGAGATTAAAGGAGAAAAATTAGATGTATTCATTGTAGGCAATGTAAGTGAAGATCAGATTAGAGAAAAAATAAAAGAATCATTAGGACCTATCTACGTTATTGATAAAATATTTAAAGTAAACAGATTGCCTAGATCAAGAAGTGGCAAAATAGTTAGAAGAGCACTTAGAGATGCTATTATAGGAAATAAATTTGATGAAACCATGCTTGAAGATCCAGAAGTTTTAAAGGAAATTATAGAAAATATAAAAACTAAATAG
- a CDS encoding BadF/BadG/BcrA/BcrD ATPase family protein produces the protein MILAVDGGATKTVAAVYKDEILGVGISSSGNYTEVGEEQAKKNIMEAINDALNNSSVSLKEINKAVFALAGVGDSKKFTEIGERIAKDIFKDSIVMNDGVSALRATNLFNDGAVFAPGTGSVAFYQKNGEIIRVGGWGWFFGDEGSASWIAKNAITYAIRSVDKIEKESKIPEEVEKFFGGEFREVVTRLSKEQNKRLIASFAVNIDKLSKNDELAFKVMKNAAEYIDLMVNRLKKDVNNVYLLGGVMRSSTIRNLMSNKVRYFYGYHSVIGGIITLEKINKEEIRDDLVKQLNKNLIKEPEEKLRKLLFIENTEELSHGL, from the coding sequence ATGATACTTGCAGTAGACGGTGGAGCTACTAAGACTGTTGCAGCAGTTTATAAAGATGAAATCTTAGGTGTTGGAATTTCGTCTTCTGGAAATTATACAGAAGTAGGAGAGGAGCAAGCCAAGAAAAATATAATGGAAGCTATAAATGACGCATTAAATAATTCTTCAGTCTCACTTAAAGAAATAAATAAGGCAGTTTTTGCTCTTGCAGGAGTTGGTGACTCTAAAAAATTTACAGAAATTGGAGAGAGAATAGCTAAGGACATTTTTAAAGATTCGATAGTAATGAATGATGGAGTTTCTGCATTAAGAGCAACTAATCTGTTTAATGATGGAGCTGTTTTTGCTCCAGGTACTGGAAGCGTAGCGTTTTATCAGAAAAATGGAGAAATAATAAGGGTAGGAGGTTGGGGTTGGTTTTTTGGAGACGAAGGATCGGCATCATGGATAGCTAAAAATGCTATAACTTATGCAATAAGAAGTGTAGATAAGATAGAAAAGGAAAGTAAAATTCCTGAAGAAGTTGAAAAATTCTTTGGAGGAGAGTTTAGAGAAGTAGTAACACGATTATCTAAAGAACAAAATAAAAGATTAATAGCTAGTTTTGCTGTGAATATTGATAAGCTCTCTAAAAATGATGAATTAGCTTTTAAAGTAATGAAAAATGCCGCAGAATATATAGATTTAATGGTAAATAGACTAAAAAAAGATGTAAATAATGTTTACTTATTAGGAGGAGTAATGAGATCTTCAACTATAAGGAATTTAATGAGTAACAAAGTAAGATATTTCTATGGATATCATTCGGTTATAGGTGGAATAATAACATTAGAAAAAATAAACAAGGAAGAAATACGAGATGATTTAGTAAAACAATTAAACAAGAATCTTATAAAGGAACCTGAAGAAAAATTAAGAAAATTGCTTTTTATCGAGAATACAGAAGAATTATCCCATGGACTATAA
- a CDS encoding (Fe-S)-binding protein translates to MNNLAVIKDALTENLNKQMMPFPFDKKICSGWTTDLPKTGDTIIYTSCMYQIETIVPIFNKFLPYLSSLKSLIPLASRLKPSKQQIDRAYLILNNIVNAIKKEGIVPAYFYDEEPYSGAILLEMGFLTEFEEYGKKVYEFFKNKGVKRIITVDPHTHNALTRYNDFFNFDIEVISYLEIVKPKKIEGEFTIHDSCLYSRFLNLRDKYREMITSSGIKLIEDDMLTGKDTSYCCGGPLAPVDSKVSEEMAKERAKGLRKLSKKLLVTCPICYATLSPHFEGEIKDIAEVLL, encoded by the coding sequence ATGAATAATCTCGCAGTAATAAAAGACGCGTTGACTGAAAATTTAAATAAACAAATGATGCCTTTCCCATTTGATAAAAAAATTTGCAGTGGATGGACTACTGATTTGCCTAAAACTGGAGATACTATAATTTATACCTCTTGTATGTATCAAATAGAAACTATAGTTCCGATTTTTAATAAATTTCTACCGTATTTGTCATCTCTTAAGTCCCTAATACCTTTAGCTAGTAGACTAAAGCCAAGCAAACAACAAATAGATAGAGCATATCTCATATTAAATAATATAGTAAATGCAATAAAAAAGGAGGGAATAGTTCCAGCATATTTTTACGATGAAGAACCTTATAGTGGAGCTATACTTTTAGAAATGGGATTCCTCACAGAATTTGAAGAATATGGAAAGAAAGTTTATGAATTCTTCAAAAATAAGGGAGTAAAAAGAATAATTACTGTAGATCCTCATACTCATAATGCTTTAACAAGATATAATGACTTTTTCAATTTTGATATTGAAGTGATAAGTTATTTAGAAATTGTAAAACCCAAAAAAATTGAAGGTGAATTCACTATTCATGATTCATGTCTTTATTCTAGATTCCTTAACTTGAGAGATAAATACAGAGAAATGATAACATCATCAGGAATAAAACTTATTGAAGATGATATGTTAACTGGGAAGGATACTTCTTATTGTTGCGGAGGTCCTTTAGCTCCAGTTGATTCGAAAGTAAGTGAAGAAATGGCAAAAGAAAGAGCTAAAGGTTTAAGAAAATTAAGTAAAAAACTATTAGTTACATGTCCTATTTGTTATGCTACTTTATCTCCTCATTTTGAGGGCGAAATTAAAGATATAGCAGAGGTGTTATTATGA